The uncultured Desulfobulbus sp. genome window below encodes:
- a CDS encoding methyltransferase domain-containing protein: MQMIDTYSRVTAEFSLSWSSKEATHVEKLWAHPVSFWRDILNPSLVNALKGKSVGDEAEITLPADLFTTPYQITKKIQVRPHQFRGTNAAGEPIAPIPGRYYPQGMLHGVGGIYLATLTPCRFLGAEGEKWIFDLNHPLAGYDLKLTMKILDVQEQQKERGGRCEDWLERITSDGPGMQTRFQGDTSGYFAPESFERSDQRVDELFYREPRLVQHLDSQARATISGEYSRLIPQGSTVLDCMGSWDSHLPETLELAGLTVLGMNEEELAHNTRATQRLVQDLNTLPQLPLDDASYDAVICTASVEYLTHPLRTLSELKRVLRPGGVIAFAFSNRWFPPKAIQAWTEMHEFERLGWVSELLHTTGGLSKLHTLSRRGWPRPADDPHQDLWNSDPVYMVWAYKA, from the coding sequence ATGCAGATGATTGATACATACAGTCGAGTTACCGCAGAATTCTCACTGAGCTGGAGCTCTAAAGAGGCCACACATGTGGAAAAACTCTGGGCACATCCGGTAAGTTTCTGGCGCGATATACTCAATCCATCCCTTGTGAATGCATTGAAGGGAAAATCCGTCGGAGATGAGGCAGAGATTACTCTTCCTGCAGATCTATTTACCACTCCTTACCAAATTACTAAAAAAATCCAGGTGCGCCCGCATCAGTTCCGCGGCACCAATGCAGCTGGTGAGCCTATTGCGCCTATTCCTGGGAGATATTACCCTCAAGGCATGCTCCATGGTGTAGGGGGAATCTACCTGGCGACTCTCACCCCCTGTCGCTTTCTCGGTGCTGAAGGAGAAAAGTGGATATTTGATCTCAATCACCCCCTGGCAGGATACGATTTGAAGCTGACAATGAAAATCCTTGATGTGCAAGAGCAGCAGAAAGAACGGGGAGGGCGTTGTGAGGATTGGCTGGAACGCATCACCAGCGATGGACCAGGAATGCAGACCCGATTTCAGGGAGATACTTCTGGGTACTTTGCTCCAGAAAGTTTTGAGCGGAGCGATCAACGAGTAGATGAACTCTTCTACCGGGAACCTCGCTTGGTTCAGCATCTAGACAGTCAAGCACGGGCAACTATCAGCGGGGAGTATTCCAGGTTGATTCCCCAGGGAAGTACGGTGCTTGACTGCATGGGAAGCTGGGACTCTCACCTCCCGGAAACGCTTGAGCTCGCAGGCCTCACTGTCTTAGGCATGAACGAGGAGGAGCTGGCTCATAACACGCGAGCAACCCAAAGGCTGGTGCAGGATCTCAACACGCTTCCCCAGCTCCCCCTTGATGATGCGAGCTATGACGCCGTTATTTGCACAGCATCTGTAGAATATCTAACACATCCTTTAAGGACGTTGTCTGAGCTTAAACGTGTGCTCCGCCCCGGAGGAGTGATAGCATTCGCCTTTTCCAATCGGTGGTTTCCTCCCAAGGCAATACAAGCCTGGACAGAAATGCATGAGTTTGAACGCCTCGGCTGGGTTTCTGAGTTACTGCATACCACCGGTGGTTTAAGCAAGCTGCACACGCTCTCCCGACGTGGTTGGCCACGACCTGCAGATGATCCGCATCAGGATCTCTGGAACAGTGATCCGGTCTATATGGTCTGGGCCTATAAGGCCTGA
- a CDS encoding SRPBCC family protein, which translates to MYILERRQKVSGSMEQAWAFLQNPVNLDRITPPDLQFSIVTDVPEIMFNGLIIEYRITIPLIGTHSWVTEIKHINEGISFVDEQRFGPYRFWYHYHEIRQEKDGVLLLDRVHYQPPAGVVGRILHRLYIRRTLERIFDFRQLRLADFLKAQPLES; encoded by the coding sequence ATGTATATTTTGGAGCGACGGCAAAAAGTCAGCGGCAGCATGGAACAGGCCTGGGCATTCTTACAAAATCCGGTCAACCTGGACAGGATAACGCCGCCTGATCTCCAATTTAGCATTGTGACCGATGTCCCGGAGATCATGTTCAACGGCTTGATCATTGAATATCGCATAACCATCCCCCTGATCGGAACGCATTCCTGGGTCACGGAGATTAAGCATATCAACGAGGGGATCAGCTTTGTGGATGAACAGCGCTTTGGCCCTTATAGGTTCTGGTACCACTACCATGAGATCAGGCAGGAGAAGGATGGTGTACTCTTGCTTGATCGAGTCCACTACCAACCGCCGGCAGGAGTGGTAGGGAGAATATTGCACCGGCTCTATATTCGCCGCACTCTGGAAAGAATTTTTGACTTTCGCCAGCTGCGATTGGCCGATTTTCTGAAAGCCCAGCCTCTCGAGAGCTGA
- a CDS encoding DedA family protein, which produces MLTELISQTAVHILDTTAYAGAFFLMALESMIVPIPSEAVMPFVGFLVADGTWNLWLAILSTSLGSLTGSLLSYWMGYYGGKPLVLKVGKYLLLNRHDLELTERYFSRRQGVLTVFIARFIPVIRHFISIPAGMGKMRLLPFIGVSLVGATLWNSFLLILGMRLREHWTVVQKYSHQVDIVIVVLAVVGLGWFARSRLAARKRKLN; this is translated from the coding sequence ATGCTTACTGAACTGATCAGCCAGACAGCTGTCCATATTCTTGATACGACTGCCTACGCCGGTGCCTTTTTTCTGATGGCCCTGGAGAGTATGATCGTACCGATTCCCAGTGAGGCGGTCATGCCCTTTGTCGGGTTTCTGGTAGCAGATGGCACGTGGAACCTGTGGCTGGCCATATTGTCCACCAGCCTGGGCTCCTTGACCGGCTCCCTGCTGTCCTATTGGATGGGCTACTATGGCGGCAAGCCGCTGGTGCTTAAGGTGGGGAAATATCTGCTGCTGAACCGGCATGACCTGGAGTTGACCGAACGCTATTTCAGCCGGCGTCAGGGCGTTTTGACCGTTTTTATTGCTCGTTTTATTCCGGTGATTCGCCATTTTATTTCAATCCCTGCGGGCATGGGCAAGATGCGGCTGCTGCCGTTTATCGGGGTGAGCCTTGTGGGCGCGACCCTGTGGAACAGTTTTCTTTTGATTTTGGGCATGCGCCTGCGGGAGCACTGGACAGTTGTCCAGAAGTACTCCCATCAGGTGGATATCGTCATTGTTGTTCTGGCTGTAGTTGGGCTTGGTTGGTTTGCGCGGTCGCGCTTGGCAGCCCGGAAGCGAAAATTGAACTGA
- a CDS encoding undecaprenyl-diphosphate phosphatase translates to MDLLSFLQSVVLGIVEGLTEFLPISSTGHLIISGDLLHYTGEQAKTFEIVIQLGAILAVCYHYRERLMRVIRGLQGDSAAWRFVINLVIGVVPSAIFGLALHGLIKQYLFNPVVVAVALIVGGLIIFLVERQPKEPRVEDVEQMNWLDALKVGFAQIFALIPGTSRSGATIIGGMLFGLSRQCATEFSFFLAIPTMFLATGYDVFKSWESLANVDLTFFAVGFVTAFFSALLAIKGLIRYVAHHDFRIFAWYRVIFGAIALYYFLP, encoded by the coding sequence ATGGACCTTCTATCATTTCTTCAAAGTGTTGTTTTAGGTATTGTCGAGGGGCTGACTGAGTTTCTCCCCATCTCATCCACGGGTCATCTCATCATCAGTGGTGATCTACTCCACTATACCGGTGAGCAGGCCAAAACCTTTGAGATCGTCATTCAACTCGGGGCAATTTTGGCGGTCTGCTATCATTACCGCGAACGCTTGATGCGGGTCATTCGCGGCCTCCAGGGGGACTCTGCAGCCTGGCGTTTTGTCATCAATCTGGTCATCGGGGTCGTTCCTTCAGCCATCTTTGGACTGGCCCTGCACGGACTGATCAAACAGTATCTCTTTAATCCAGTGGTGGTTGCAGTGGCCCTGATTGTGGGCGGGCTGATCATATTTCTTGTTGAGCGTCAGCCCAAAGAACCTCGGGTTGAGGATGTTGAACAGATGAACTGGCTGGATGCGCTCAAGGTCGGGTTTGCCCAGATTTTTGCTCTGATTCCCGGAACCTCACGTTCAGGGGCGACAATTATCGGTGGCATGCTTTTTGGGCTCTCGCGACAGTGCGCCACAGAGTTTTCTTTTTTTCTGGCCATCCCCACCATGTTTCTGGCTACCGGCTACGATGTCTTTAAATCCTGGGAGTCACTGGCCAATGTAGACCTGACCTTCTTTGCCGTAGGTTTCGTCACCGCTTTTTTTAGTGCTCTGCTAGCAATTAAGGGGTTGATTCGCTACGTGGCCCATCATGATTTTCGTATCTTTGCCTGGTACCGGGTTATCTTTGGGGCCATTGCCCTGTACTATTTTCTTCCCTGA
- a CDS encoding AI-2E family transporter, with product MAPAPPTTQRVTFLLIFSFSALMLGVVLWPFWTQLFLAFLLATVFYPAHLKMTAKIRPWVAASLTCLLITLCVFLPLLFSIGALSAEIPGVIQLAKKNDLLVLLQQTLENNEQVHHVTDFLAGFGIHLDIDKLPEMITKFSTTVGLFIYNKVSSLAADIISFIFQFCIVITGVFFLLLEFERLTNFLLRLSPLPEQQNRFLIARFSSISGAILVGNTLSGLIQGVLGGVYFAVMGYISPVLWGAVMTVMAFMPIVGIGLIFVPTAIILYIKGYIWQAVFALLFYGLLSFSIDYLFKPKFVGVQAHLPPLLVLLSIIGGLSVCGLMGIIYGPLALTAFLTLSDMYFNEYQPYFEHLDRCPAIGDDEAK from the coding sequence ATGGCCCCCGCACCACCAACGACCCAACGCGTTACTTTTTTACTGATCTTTTCTTTCTCCGCCCTGATGCTGGGCGTGGTGCTCTGGCCGTTTTGGACCCAGCTTTTTCTCGCTTTTCTTTTGGCCACGGTGTTTTATCCCGCTCATCTTAAAATGACGGCGAAAATTCGACCTTGGGTGGCGGCCAGCTTGACATGTCTGCTTATTACTCTTTGCGTATTTTTGCCGCTTCTCTTCAGCATTGGCGCTTTATCTGCTGAGATTCCTGGAGTGATTCAACTGGCCAAGAAAAATGATCTTTTGGTCCTTTTGCAGCAGACTCTGGAAAATAATGAGCAGGTGCACCATGTTACCGATTTTTTAGCAGGGTTTGGGATTCATCTTGATATCGACAAACTCCCGGAGATGATCACCAAATTTTCTACCACCGTCGGGCTTTTTATCTACAATAAGGTCTCAAGCCTGGCCGCAGATATTATCAGCTTTATCTTCCAGTTCTGTATTGTCATTACCGGTGTATTTTTTCTTCTGCTTGAGTTTGAACGGCTTACCAATTTTCTCTTACGCCTTTCACCGCTGCCCGAACAACAAAACCGGTTTCTCATCGCACGATTTTCATCGATCTCCGGAGCAATTCTTGTCGGCAACACCCTCAGTGGGCTTATTCAAGGGGTTCTCGGCGGGGTTTATTTTGCGGTTATGGGCTATATTTCCCCGGTGCTCTGGGGGGCCGTGATGACGGTCATGGCCTTTATGCCCATCGTTGGTATCGGGCTTATCTTTGTCCCCACGGCGATCATTCTTTACATCAAGGGCTATATCTGGCAGGCAGTGTTTGCCCTGCTCTTTTATGGTCTGCTTTCCTTCTCCATTGATTACCTGTTCAAACCGAAATTTGTTGGTGTCCAGGCTCATTTACCTCCTCTTCTGGTTCTGTTGTCTATCATCGGTGGCTTGAGCGTGTGTGGTTTAATGGGGATTATCTATGGTCCCTTGGCTCTGACTGCTTTCCTTACTCTCTCTGATATGTATTTTAACGAGTATCAGCCCTATTTCGAACACCTTGATCGGTGCCCTGCCATCGGTGATGATGAGGCCAAATAG